A window of Hymenobacter siberiensis genomic DNA:
CTCCGGGTACGACCCCGCTGGGGCTCCGTTTTTCGGTGTCGGGGTATGAGGTATTTCGCTTCAAAGTACATCATGCAACAGGGAAGGCGAAACCACGCGGGGCGCGGGCTGCCGTTCTTTGCAGAGCGCGCCAGCACTATCTTGGCAGTTATGGCCTTTGCGGTTCAACCGTCTTTTCTCATTACCCCTCCTCTTCTCCCTTTTCTACGCATGAAAACCTCAATGCTCCTGCTGCTTGGCGGCCTTAGTTTCTTCAGCCTGTCGGCCCACGCCCAGAAGCGCAAGATGCCACCCAAGCCCACGGCCAATGCCGTGTACGACTCGGTGCAGCAGCCCGCCGTGCCCCTGGGTGGCACCGAGCGCTACGCCCAGTTCCTAGCCGCGCACCAGAAATACCCCGCCACGGCCATGCAAAAAGGCATTCAGGGCACCGTGAAGGTGAGCTTTGTGGTGGAAAAAACCGGCACCGTGAATGAGGTGAAAGTCGAAACGCCCGTGGCCCCCGAACTTGATGCCGAAGCCATACGCCTCATCAAAAGCGGCCCAAAATGGACGCCCGCCAAGCACCGCAACCAGGTGGTGCGCCAGCGCGTGGTGGTGCCGGTATCGTTCGTGATGTCGCCGGGCAGCACCGTCACCATCGGCGGGCCGGCCAAGGAGCGGCCCATCACCACCTCCGCCGCCGACATTGCCGCCTCAGCCAATCCCGACCGCCCCGCCGTGGTGGCCCCCGACCGCCCCACCCAGCCCATGGGCGGCAACCAGGCTTTTTTCGACTGGATTGAAAAAAATCAGCAGTACCCCGGCCTGGCCCGCAAACGCAATATTCAGGGCAAAGTCATGGTCGAATTTATGGTGCAACGCGATGGCAGTCTGACAGATGCCCGTGTTATTAAGAAGATGGGCTCCGGACTGGACGAAGAGGCTTTGCGGCTGATAAAGGCCGCCCCGAAATGGGAGCCAGCCATGTTTCAGGGCAAGCCCATGAAGCAAAAGATGGTGTTACCGGTTCTATTCCAACTGTAAATTCAGCCAAACGACAAACATCCCCTCCTTAAAATAAAAAGGAGGGGCGTTTTTTTAGTCTCTGCTGCCCCACCCATGCTCTCTTCCTGCTCCTTAGCTGCCTCAAAGTCGCCTGCCATCATCGTTCCGCCGGCCCAAATCTGGCCCTACCAGGTGCGCTACCGCGAGGGAGCCCAGGCGCTGGCCCAGGACTTGTTCGATGCCCTAGATGACGACCTGAAGCCGTTTGTGCTGCTGCTCGCCCTGCCCGCCGACGACACCCTGTCCGCCCGCTGCCTGGAGCCCGTCGACAGCGACCTGCCCGCCGCCGCATTTTCCGACGTGGTGGCGCGGGGCCGCGTGCGCCAGCTCACCACGCCCTGGCCCTTTCCCGACCGCGACGACGTGACGGCCGCCGCCATCCGGCGCAAGCACCAGGGCATCGGCATCCGCGATGCCGTGCAGGAAACCCTCAATGCCCTTGATGGGCAGGGCCAGTACCAGCACTTTGCCGGCTGGCCGGTAGAGATAAACGGCTACTTTGTGACTACGGTGCTGCGCCTGCTGCGCAAGCCGCTGCGGGCCTACCCTTCATTGCAGCCCGCCCGCTACTACACCGATGGCAAGCCGCTGGCCCCGTCGCTGCTGCTGGCCGCCATGTACCGCTTCAACGAGGAAGGCGTGAAAGCCCTGAGCGAGCCCGAGCCGGGGGCCAGCATCTTCATGCGGCCCCGCGAAAGTGAGGAGCTACTGCGCGCCGCCGGCAAAACCTTCCTCGACACGCCCGCCCAGGCCCTGGGCCTCGACCCGGCTACTATCAAGCTGTTTGCCACCTGCAACACCATCAGCAGCCTGCGCTACGAGGGCGCCGAGGGCGTGGGCAACCTGCTGCTGGCCCGGCGCGGCCACCCCAACATCGAAGAGGTATTCGCCCTCACCTGCCCCACCGAGCTCACTGACTACCGCGCCGTGCGCAAGCTGCTGGAAATGGCCACGCCCGACGTGCACCTGCTCGCCGACGGCGAAAACGTGTACGCCCTGGGCCGCCAAATTGGCCACTACGATGCCGTGCGCGAGGATTTATTCGTTATCAGCTTCGTGACGCACTATGCCTGGGAGCTTCAGCATGCCGGGCATATCCTCATGCGCTCGCACTACGGCCTGCCCGGCCTGCCGCGCCCGCGCCTCAGCCGGCCGGCCTTCCGCAAGGCCCTCAAGCGCACCTTCGCCCTCACCGACGCGCCCAAAGTAGAGCGCCTCTGGGACGTGGTGCTCGAAGCCAGCCGCCAGAAGCACGGCACACTCCTGGTCATCACCACCGAGGCCCTGGCCGAAGCCGACCGCCTCAAGCTACAATGCATGCTCATCGAGCCCGTGCCGCTCACGCCGCTCATCACCCGCCTCGTCACCAGCATCGACGGCGCGGTGCTCCTCGACCCCGAGGGCTACTGCTATTCCATTGGGGTCATTCTCGACGGCCGCGCCTCGGGCCGGGGCGACGGTACGCGGGGCGCGCGCTACAACTCGGCCCTTCGCTACGTGGAAAGCTCCGACTATCCCTGCATCGCCATCGTGGTGAGCGAGGACGGAATGGTGGACGTGATTACTTCGGTGAAGGAATAAGAAAACAACACCCGTCGGGCGATATTCTTACGACAACTTACGTAACTTTATTGCCTCCTGCCCCCAAACTCACCAGGCACTTTTCCCTAGCCTTTCATATCCGATGACTGCCGACGACCGCCTCAATCAACTCGAACCGCTGCTTTCCGAAACGATGAGCATCCTGGACAGGCACACTGCTCAGCTCAAGCAATTGAGCTTTGCCATAAGCCAGGTAAGCACGGCAGTCGTTCAGCAAGGCGAAAACATCAGTTTCTTATTGCGTGAGCAACTGACGATGAAAGCGCAGCAAAATGACCTGAAAACCCAGCAGGACGTGATGAAAACCCAGCAGGACGTGATGAAAACCCAGCAGGACGTGATGAAAACCCAACTAGATGGGGTAGAAACCCAGCTGGATGGAGTAACTGGTAAGCTCGACCACATTCTGCAATTGCTGCAGAAGCCGGGCCAATAACCCGCCTACCGCTTTGCCCGAAACGACCAGGTGAGCTTGAACACCGCCACCACGTCGCCAGCCTCGTCTACGCCAGTGCTGGTACAGACTACGGTGCGGCCCTCGCCGGTGGCACGGCTCTCGGCCACGGCCTGAGCAATGAGCGGGCCATCAGGGCAGGTGAAGGCAATGAGGCCCACGGCTTTCTTCGTGAAGTCGCCCTGAATGCTTGTCACCAGCATCGAAACCGGCCCGCCCGCCTGCACCTGCATCATGCCCTGGATGCCGCTGGCAAACTCCCCTGCCATGGCCAGGCAGGCGAAATAGAGACTACGGAACGGATTCTGGGTAAGGAATTTGTAGCGAATGGTGACCGTGGCCGTTTCCGGCGTGAGCTGCGTGAGGCGCAGGCCCGCCAGCCACGCCATGGGCAGCTTGCGCATCATGAACAGCCGCAGCTTGAACGGGTTCAGCACCTGGCGGCGAAAGGCGACGGC
This region includes:
- a CDS encoding energy transducer TonB translates to MKTSMLLLLGGLSFFSLSAHAQKRKMPPKPTANAVYDSVQQPAVPLGGTERYAQFLAAHQKYPATAMQKGIQGTVKVSFVVEKTGTVNEVKVETPVAPELDAEAIRLIKSGPKWTPAKHRNQVVRQRVVVPVSFVMSPGSTVTIGGPAKERPITTSAADIAASANPDRPAVVAPDRPTQPMGGNQAFFDWIEKNQQYPGLARKRNIQGKVMVEFMVQRDGSLTDARVIKKMGSGLDEEALRLIKAAPKWEPAMFQGKPMKQKMVLPVLFQL
- a CDS encoding DNA integrity scanning protein DisA nucleotide-binding domain protein — encoded protein: MLSSCSLAASKSPAIIVPPAQIWPYQVRYREGAQALAQDLFDALDDDLKPFVLLLALPADDTLSARCLEPVDSDLPAAAFSDVVARGRVRQLTTPWPFPDRDDVTAAAIRRKHQGIGIRDAVQETLNALDGQGQYQHFAGWPVEINGYFVTTVLRLLRKPLRAYPSLQPARYYTDGKPLAPSLLLAAMYRFNEEGVKALSEPEPGASIFMRPRESEELLRAAGKTFLDTPAQALGLDPATIKLFATCNTISSLRYEGAEGVGNLLLARRGHPNIEEVFALTCPTELTDYRAVRKLLEMATPDVHLLADGENVYALGRQIGHYDAVREDLFVISFVTHYAWELQHAGHILMRSHYGLPGLPRPRLSRPAFRKALKRTFALTDAPKVERLWDVVLEASRQKHGTLLVITTEALAEADRLKLQCMLIEPVPLTPLITRLVTSIDGAVLLDPEGYCYSIGVILDGRASGRGDGTRGARYNSALRYVESSDYPCIAIVVSEDGMVDVITSVKE
- a CDS encoding PaaI family thioesterase, translating into MTTATDTPQAVAFRRQVLNPFKLRLFMMRKLPMAWLAGLRLTQLTPETATVTIRYKFLTQNPFRSLYFACLAMAGEFASGIQGMMQVQAGGPVSMLVTSIQGDFTKKAVGLIAFTCPDGPLIAQAVAESRATGEGRTVVCTSTGVDEAGDVVAVFKLTWSFRAKR